ACGAGTTCGTAAAACGCCTGACCGGAAAGATCGACGCCCCCCTGCCGCAGTTCACCTCCTGCTGTCCCGGCTGGCACAAGTATGTGGAAACCCTGTATCCGGAGCTTCTGCCGCACCTGTCCACGGCCAAGTCGCCCATCGGCATGCTGGGCGCCCTGAGCAAAACCTACGGAGCCGACACCCGCAAATATGACCGGGCCGACGTGTACACCGTGTCCATCATGCCCTGCACCGCCAAGAAGTACGAAGGCATGCGCTCGGATCTCTGGTCTTCGGGATATCAGGACATCGACGCCACCATCGACACCAGGGAACTGGCCTACATGCTGAAAAAGGCCGGGATCGATCTGGCCGCCATGCCCTCCGGCGAGCGGGATTCGCTGATGGGGGAATCTTCGGGCGGCGCGACCCTGTTCGGCGTGACCGGCGGCGTGATGGAAGCGGCCCTGCGTTTCGCCCATCACACGGTGACGGGCAAAGCGCCTGCATCCTGGGATTTCACTCCGGTGCGCGGTCTTAAGGGAGTGAAGGAAGCAAACGTCCCCATCGGCGACGTCACGGTCAAGGTGGCGGTGGTGCACGGCGGCAAGCGTTTCAAGGACATCTGCGAAGCCATCAAGGCCGGGAAGGCGCCCTGGCACTTCGTCGAATTCATGGCCTGCCCCGGCGGATGCATATGCGGCGGCGGGCAGCCCATCATGCCGGGCGTGATGGAGTCAGCCTCCATGGCCACCAAACGGTTCATGGCCAGTTGCCGCAACCGGCTGAAAATGATGGAGGAAAACCGGGCGTGACGCCGCCCATCCACATGCGGGGGCATCCGGCGTTTTCACGGAAACGCCGTCAGATCGCGGATACTTCAAGAGTGAAAAACATCAGGGAGCGAACACAATGATCAATGTCTCACGCCGCTTCATCCTGAAAGGCGGGCTGATTCTCGGAGGCGCAACGCTGCTGGGCCTCAGGTTCACCAGCCGGGCTCTGGCCAAAGGCAAGGAACTCAAGGACTGGATGGGAGACCGCATCGGCAGCGTCTATGCCGCCGACA
Above is a window of Desulfomicrobium orale DSM 12838 DNA encoding:
- a CDS encoding [FeFe] hydrogenase, group A, producing the protein MSERILMEGIYYEDSFPDPKTDPDSLFFIEIDKDRCIGCDTCLDYCPTGAIWGDFAEPHEIRFRELCINCGQCLTHCPENAIYESQSWVRKVDEMLADKSKKVIAMPAPAVRYALGDCFGLPVGTVTTDKMLAALKKLGFTHCWDNEFGADVTIWEEGDEFVKRLTGKIDAPLPQFTSCCPGWHKYVETLYPELLPHLSTAKSPIGMLGALSKTYGADTRKYDRADVYTVSIMPCTAKKYEGMRSDLWSSGYQDIDATIDTRELAYMLKKAGIDLAAMPSGERDSLMGESSGGATLFGVTGGVMEAALRFAHHTVTGKAPASWDFTPVRGLKGVKEANVPIGDVTVKVAVVHGGKRFKDICEAIKAGKAPWHFVEFMACPGGCICGGGQPIMPGVMESASMATKRFMASCRNRLKMMEENRA